TGCCGACGCCGACTCCGAGCCAGCCGAGCTCCGCGCCGGCGAGGATGCGGCCCACCGCGGCCCAGTCGGTTCCGCGGGTGGCGAGCCACAGGCAGGCGGCAGAGACGCCGATGCCGAGGGTCAGGCGCAGAGCGTTTCGCAGGCGGGCCTCCGGGTGCGCGGCATTATCGCCCGCGCTCCTCCGGGACGAAAGCAGCGGCGCGTCCCCGCCACAGCCCCAGCCCGGCCGTCGCAGCGCCGGCCGCGAGCAGCAGCCAGGCGGTGCCCTGCCAGCTCGAGTCGAGGCGCAGGCCGAAGCCGAGCATCAGCAGGAGGAAGCCGACCGGTCGCAGGACGCCGGGTGCGATCACGAACGACCCCTCGCGCCGCGCAGGGCGCGGACGCCGTCGCGCGTGCGTTCGACCGCCGTCCAGAGCGAGATCGCGGCCAGCATCACGAGCGCGAGGCGCAGTACCCAATGTCGCGGCGGCCCACCGCCGACGAGGCAGCCGAGATGCGCGACGAGGCCCGAGACGAACGCGCCGAAGCCGAGGAGCACGTAGCGCTCGGGACGTTGCGCGCGGCCGCTCAGCAGCGCGATGCCGAGCCCCTCCGCACGCGCACGAGCGTAGCTCACCATCTGTGAGCCGAAGGCCGCGAGTGCGACCACCAGCAGCATCGGATCGTCGCGGAAGTAGGCGCCGAGGCCGACGAAGGTGGCGAACTCGGCCCACCGATCGACGACCGAGTCGAGAAAGGCGCCGCGTGCGGATGCGGTGCCGGCCCGCCGGGCCAATCCGCCGTCGAGGATGTCGAGCGTCCCCGCCAGGATCACGAGCCAGCCGCCCAGGAAGAGGGCGCCGCCGGCGAAGGCGACTCCGGCGAGCACGCTGACGCCGAGCTGCCCCCAGGTGAGCTGATCCGGCGTGACGCCGCGGCTCGCGAGCCCCGCTTCGAGCGGGGCCAGGAGACCGCGGTACCAGGCCCGCACCTGCGGACCGATGAGGGGTGCGCTGCCGCCCTGCTCCGCGTCGGCCACCGCCGTGCGCCGGATGGCCCGCACCGCGAGGACGATCGTGCCGCCGATCACCAGCACGGCGAGCGCGGCCGTCCCCGGCCGGCACTCCGGCATCGTGCTCAGCGTTCGGACTCGCCGCGCAGGAAGCGCTCGACCGCGTCGCGCGCCTCGTCGTCCGGAAACTGCCGCGGCGGGTGCTTCATCAGGTACGACGACACGCTCGTGAGCGGCCCGCCGATCCCGCGGTCGCGCGCGAGCTGACAGCAGCGGATCGCGTCGATCACGACGCCCGCCGAGTTCGGGCTGTCCTGAACGGACAGGCGCAGCTCGATCTCGATCGGCGCGTTGCCGAAGCCGCGGCCTTCCATCCGCAGGAAGCACACCTTGTTGTCGCCCTGCCACGGCACGTAGTCGCTCGGGCCGATGTGGATGCGCTCGCGCGGCAGTGCCTGCGGCAGCACGCTCTGGACCGCTTCGGTCTTCGACACGCGCTTCGCCCCGGTGCGGTCGTGCGCGAGCATGTTGAGGAAGTCGGTGTTGCCGCCGAAGTTGAGCTGATACGTGCGGTCGAGCACGACGCCGCGGTCGGCGAACAGCTTGGCGAGCGTGCGGTGCACGATGGTGGCGCCCACCTGCGACTTCACGTCGTCGCCGACCGCGGGGATGCCGCGTCGCTCGAACTCGGCCCCCCACTGCGGGTCGGACACGATGAAGGCCGGGATGCAGTTCACGAGCGAGACGCCCGTCTCGAGGCAGGCGCGCGCGTAGTGCTCCGTCGCCTGCTGGCTGCCGACGGGAAGGTAGCTGACCAGCACCTCGGCGCCCGTGCGGCGCAACGTCTCCGCGACGTCGACCGGTCGCCGCTCGGCCGGCAGGAAGGTCTCGTCCGGCGGGTAGTCGCCCATGTGGGGCGCGATCCCGTCGAGGACCGGACCCATCTCGACGGTGACGTTCGACGACGGCAGCTTCGGCCAGAGCGTGCGCGTGTTGTTCGGCGCGGCGAACGCCGCCACGTCGAGCGGCTGGCCGACCTTGCGGCGGTCGACGTCGAAGGCGCAGACCACCTCGAGGTCGCTCGGTCGATAGCCGCCGATCACCTCGTGCATCAAGCCGATCGGCGGCTCGCCCGGATCGCGGTCGGCGGCGCGGTAGAACTCGATGCCCTGGAGGAGACTGCTCGCGCAGTTGCCTACGCCAACGATGCCGACGGGGATCCTTCCCATGCTCCTCGCTCGCGCGGGCAACGATGGGACCCGTCGCGCTGCGCCGCATATAACGATCGGGCGTAGCGCTGTAAATGCCGGACGAGGCTACTTCTTGCGGAAGCGCGAGGGGAACTCGGCACCGAACTCCTGATCTGGATGGATGGCTCGCGCCTTGGCGAGGAGCTGCTCCTCGCTCTCGACATCCTTCGGGTTCGGAACGCAGCAATCGACCGGACACACGGCGGCGCACTGCTCCTGATCGAAGAAGCCGACGCACTCGGTGCACTTCTCGGGGACGATGTAGTACGTGTCCTGCGCGAGCGCAGGATGCGACTGCCCCTCCCGCTCCC
The genomic region above belongs to bacterium and contains:
- a CDS encoding CDP-alcohol phosphatidyltransferase family protein — its product is MPECRPGTAALAVLVIGGTIVLAVRAIRRTAVADAEQGGSAPLIGPQVRAWYRGLLAPLEAGLASRGVTPDQLTWGQLGVSVLAGVAFAGGALFLGGWLVILAGTLDILDGGLARRAGTASARGAFLDSVVDRWAEFATFVGLGAYFRDDPMLLVVALAAFGSQMVSYARARAEGLGIALLSGRAQRPERYVLLGFGAFVSGLVAHLGCLVGGGPPRHWVLRLALVMLAAISLWTAVERTRDGVRALRGARGRS
- a CDS encoding inositol-3-phosphate synthase; this encodes MGRIPVGIVGVGNCASSLLQGIEFYRAADRDPGEPPIGLMHEVIGGYRPSDLEVVCAFDVDRRKVGQPLDVAAFAAPNNTRTLWPKLPSSNVTVEMGPVLDGIAPHMGDYPPDETFLPAERRPVDVAETLRRTGAEVLVSYLPVGSQQATEHYARACLETGVSLVNCIPAFIVSDPQWGAEFERRGIPAVGDDVKSQVGATIVHRTLAKLFADRGVVLDRTYQLNFGGNTDFLNMLAHDRTGAKRVSKTEAVQSVLPQALPRERIHIGPSDYVPWQGDNKVCFLRMEGRGFGNAPIEIELRLSVQDSPNSAGVVIDAIRCCQLARDRGIGGPLTSVSSYLMKHPPRQFPDDEARDAVERFLRGESER
- a CDS encoding YfhL family 4Fe-4S dicluster ferredoxin → MSTMITEECINCGACEPECPNTAIYEGGAQWEREGQSHPALAQDTYYIVPEKCTECVGFFDQEQCAAVCPVDCCVPNPKDVESEEQLLAKARAIHPDQEFGAEFPSRFRKK